The DNA sequence GTAAAGCATAGGGTTAAAAGTTTTTTCATAGATCAATTATTTATAAACCACATCAGAAAATGCTAACGGAGTTATCATGATGGTGACAAATATCGCAATAATTACCAGAGCTAACTGCGTTATATGATAAATTTTTTCTCTTTCGTTTTCGTTAATATCAAAAGTAAATTTTATTTTATCAGGTCTTCTGATAATTAACCAGATAAACAGGAGAATCACAAGATTCATAAGTACCGGCATCACAAGAAATATTTTGCTTCCGTAATTGTCTTTCATATTTCCATACCCATGGATGGTTATGGTTTCAGGTATTGAGCTGTAAACCGTACACAAATAAACTGAATAGCAAATAATGATGATAAAGGGAATGCAGAACAGCAGTTTTATATATTTAGGAATCATTTCAGTCTCTTTAAAGTTTTCTTCAGGTATTTTTCTACATTTCTTCTGTCCGGAACCGTTGTAATCTCTTTCGTCAAAGCTTTTTCAAATTCAGTTTTTGCCTTTGAGTATTCTTTTTTGCTAAAATAATATTTTCCTGACTGATAATAAACCAGCCAAAAATCCGGATTCATAGATTGATAGGAAGAAATAGCGTCATCTGTCAACAGTGTATTTTTATCATCGGCAGCCTCATTGACCTCTTTTCCGTGCATTTTAGACAGTTCATAGTTTTTAAATTCTTCAGAGTCTGCGAAGGGATCACGTGGAATATTCAAACTTGATTTTGAAAAGTCATCAGGCTGCAGTCCCTTGTCTGAAAAGATTTTGTTCAGATCATAGCAAACAAATTCTCCCAGTTGATAAGGATTGGAAGACACCCAAACCAGTTTTTTCTGAGGCGAAAATATAACAGCATGGTGCGCCAGAAGTTGGTTAAGTGCTTTTTCATTGCCATAACCAATAGATTCATCTTTTAATCCGGATCTGTTCCTTAAAATGGATGCCATCTTTTCCGGAGTGATTTTTTTTTCTTCCTGCAAGAGCTCCTGAAGTTTCTCATATCGGTATTCCGAATGGCTTTCTTCTATATGCTTCTGATTTCTTTTGTCATCTTTATAGGCTTCTGACTGGAAATGGTTGGTACAAAGAACCCTGCTGGTATTCTGCACTCTGTATACACCGAAATTTTTAGGTGAAACTTCAATGATAACTGCATTTTTATCATTAGCACTTCCTACAAGAATAGATTCAGATACAAAAACTTTTCTTTTTTTAGCAATAGCAATGGCTTCATCAATATTTTTAGCATACTGCAGGATTTCTCTTGTAACAAAGGAAATAGGTGTTTTTGCAGTCAAAGGAATTTTTGATTTTCCAGCATTAATGGTTACTGTAATTCCTTCTTTATTCATCCCGGATACAACACCAATCATTCCCGGCCAGCTTACCGACATATAGGGAATTCCTTCTTCCGGCTGAACAAACTCTACCAGTTTATTTTTCGCAAAATCATCACCTACATAAAAATCGAAATTTCTTCCGATCAACAGATCACCGTCTTCCGTATTTTCATTCCATACCGCAAGGGAAGTACATCCCACCATAGCGAGATCCTGCATCGCATGCCCAATATCATGAGCTCCGTGCAGATAAAGGTTTCTTAAATATTTGGGAGCAATAAAATCATACTGATCAGAGGAATATTGTGCTAAACCATATAATTCTGCCTGATAGTCTTCTCTTACATTGAGGTACATTTTTCTGTTGTACCATTTTAAAAAGCCTCTCAGCAGCCTCTGTTTAAATTTTGACGGTACAAACCCCTCTACTTTTGAAAAGAAAATACTTTCCTGCTTCTGCATTAAACTTTGGGTGAGGGCTCCATTATTATAACCCAACTGTAATGGGTTTCCTTTGATATAGAGTTCCCAGAGCTGCTGTTTATTTTTCGTAAGGTAATTCTGGTTATAGCTGAATGTACTGTCATTGATACGGGTTACTTCCGGAACCTCGAGTGAATAGTGTTTTACATTAGGAAGATGATGAATAGATTTTGATATTCCGCAGGCAGTGAGGGAAAAACAAAAAGTAAGGTAAAGAAGAGTTCTTTTATAGGATGAATAAATGGTTTTCGTTTTTTTCACTTTTAGTTTTTATTAATCATTTGTGTCAACCGCATGTCAATCGTTTCTTTTCCCAGAATCTCTGCGCAGGTATTAAAAGCACCGATGGTTACTCCTAAAATCCCATGCATATTCACAGATTGTCCTGTCAGAAAAAGATTGTCAATTTTGGTGCGGGGAGACACCATTGTTTTAAGGGGATTCTCTGAGCTTTTCATGTATCCATACATATTTCCTTCAAAATTCCCGATATAGTCCCGGTAAGACAAGGGAGAAGAAGTATATATGGTTTTGATGGCATGCCTTAGATTAGGAATTTTCTTTTCCAGGGCATCCAGCATTTTCTCGGTCTTTTCAAGCTTAAATCTTTCATACGCCTCTCCTCTTTCATGCTCATCTGCTACAGTATTGAATGTATTTTCCCATTCTCTCACCTCATCAAAATCCATATAGGAAATTGCAGTAAGACTTTCTGCAAATTCAGGATGATGTTTTGAAGGGGTAGATGAAAGCATATAGGTTTCCGGCCAGGCTTCTTTCCGGTAACGGAATGCATTCCAGACCTGTTCTTCGGATGAATAGTGGTATCTGTTGTAATTGAAATTCGGAAGACTCTGAGGTCTTAAAACCAAATAAATACTAAAGCATGATGAAACCGGTTTCCAGCTCAAAACCCTGTTCAGAAAGGATTTTTTAAGTCTATCCTCTCCGATTAGTTGAATAGTGGAACGAATCTCTATATTTGAAATAAACTGTTTCGCGGAATATTCTTTCCCTGTTTTCGTTTTAACGGATTGCAATACGTTATTTTCATTAAAAACAAATTCAGAAACTTCTGAATGCTTGTGAACTTCCGCACCATACTCCCGAAGTTTTCTGATCAGAAGTTTAGATATCTGACTTCCTCCTTTTACACATTTATAAGCACTTTGGATATAAGAGTTTACTGTTAAAGCATGTACGTAGAAAGGTACATCTTCAGAGTCTCCGGCATATAAAAAATTAGAACCCAGTAGAACAGCCTGAAGCCTTTTGTTCTGGGTAACGGATTCTATAAATCTTTTGGTATTCAGATGCAGTATTTCCTCGTTGTAATTGTCTTTTCCTACTACATGGTATCTTGGAAACTGGCTGCAGACATACTGAATCTCTTCGCAGTAGTTTTCAAGGTTTCCTTTCTCTTCGGGGAAATATCTAGAAAGCTGTTCAACAAAATTCTGATAGCCCTGAGCATGCGGATATTCTATTTCCTCTTCTCCGAAACTGATTTTGTCATATCCATCTTCATCCATCTGCTGAAGCTCGAGATCATTCATAATTTCCAGATAGGAAAAGAACTGGTTCAGATTCTGACCTTTGGATAAACCTCCGAGATAATGTACTCCCGTATCAAAAATCAGTTTATCCCTTGAAAAAGTCTGCAGATTTCCTCCGTATTGATTATTTTTCTCAAGAACGCACACTTTCATACCTTCTTTCGCCAAAATAAGAGCCGAAACAAGACCTCCCAATCCGCTGCCGATTACAAGTATGTCATATGCTTTCTTCAAAAGAGAATGTGCTTTTAATAATTAAGAAACAGGGAATTTAAGATATTTAAAGTTTACTTTGGTACAGTAAACCAAGAAATTTTATTTGGAAAATACTATTTAATGATCTTAATTCTTAGTACATCTTAATGGTTTTTAGTTTTTCGTTTGTTTTTTCGGGATAAAAATAGAAAAATTAATCAACATCATCCCAAAAATCAAAATAATTAAACCACTGAAGAGGATATTTTTTCACCATTGTTTCAAGATTCTGAACATATGACTGTAAAAGCCCCTGTGAATCACGATTTTTGATATTCTGAGCCACTCTCGCGTATAAGTGGTAATGAAGATTATTCTCTTTCATCACATAGACATATACTACCGGAACGCCTAATCTTGAAGCGATCAAAAACGGACCCGCCGGAAACTTTGCACTTTTTCCCATCAGTTCTGCTTCCAGATATTTGGATCCTTCAAAATAGCGGTCTCCGGTGAAGCAGATCAACTCGT is a window from the Chryseobacterium indologenes genome containing:
- a CDS encoding C45 family autoproteolytic acyltransferase/hydolase is translated as MKKTKTIYSSYKRTLLYLTFCFSLTACGISKSIHHLPNVKHYSLEVPEVTRINDSTFSYNQNYLTKNKQQLWELYIKGNPLQLGYNNGALTQSLMQKQESIFFSKVEGFVPSKFKQRLLRGFLKWYNRKMYLNVREDYQAELYGLAQYSSDQYDFIAPKYLRNLYLHGAHDIGHAMQDLAMVGCTSLAVWNENTEDGDLLIGRNFDFYVGDDFAKNKLVEFVQPEEGIPYMSVSWPGMIGVVSGMNKEGITVTINAGKSKIPLTAKTPISFVTREILQYAKNIDEAIAIAKKRKVFVSESILVGSANDKNAVIIEVSPKNFGVYRVQNTSRVLCTNHFQSEAYKDDKRNQKHIEESHSEYRYEKLQELLQEEKKITPEKMASILRNRSGLKDESIGYGNEKALNQLLAHHAVIFSPQKKLVWVSSNPYQLGEFVCYDLNKIFSDKGLQPDDFSKSSLNIPRDPFADSEEFKNYELSKMHGKEVNEAADDKNTLLTDDAISSYQSMNPDFWLVYYQSGKYYFSKKEYSKAKTEFEKALTKEITTVPDRRNVEKYLKKTLKRLK
- a CDS encoding phytoene desaturase family protein; this encodes MKKAYDILVIGSGLGGLVSALILAKEGMKVCVLEKNNQYGGNLQTFSRDKLIFDTGVHYLGGLSKGQNLNQFFSYLEIMNDLELQQMDEDGYDKISFGEEEIEYPHAQGYQNFVEQLSRYFPEEKGNLENYCEEIQYVCSQFPRYHVVGKDNYNEEILHLNTKRFIESVTQNKRLQAVLLGSNFLYAGDSEDVPFYVHALTVNSYIQSAYKCVKGGSQISKLLIRKLREYGAEVHKHSEVSEFVFNENNVLQSVKTKTGKEYSAKQFISNIEIRSTIQLIGEDRLKKSFLNRVLSWKPVSSCFSIYLVLRPQSLPNFNYNRYHYSSEEQVWNAFRYRKEAWPETYMLSSTPSKHHPEFAESLTAISYMDFDEVREWENTFNTVADEHERGEAYERFKLEKTEKMLDALEKKIPNLRHAIKTIYTSSPLSYRDYIGNFEGNMYGYMKSSENPLKTMVSPRTKIDNLFLTGQSVNMHGILGVTIGAFNTCAEILGKETIDMRLTQMINKN